Proteins encoded in a region of the Coffea eugenioides isolate CCC68of chromosome 4, Ceug_1.0, whole genome shotgun sequence genome:
- the LOC113767728 gene encoding mitogen-activated protein kinase kinase 9-like, with product MALVKDRRQLNLRLPLPEHSERRPRFPLPLPPSSLSTTATTNPTATASTTTTITAADIEKVQVLGHGNGGTVYKVRHKRTSATYALKVVHGDSDPINRRQILSEISILRRTDSPYVVKCHGVLEKWGGDIAILMEFMDKGTLESLAKSGDLFSEQMVAKIAYQVVQGLEHLHAHKIIHRDLKPSNLLVNEQMQVKIADFGVSKIMCRTLDPCNSYVGTCAYMSPERFDPDTYGNGGTYNGYAGDIWSLGLTLLELYMGHFPYLPEGQRPDWATLMCAICFGEPPSLPEYVSKEFRSFIGCCLQKDSSKRWTATQLLSHPFLQNIKG from the coding sequence ATGGCCTTGGTTAAAGACCGCCGCCAATTGAATCTCCGCCTTCCACTGCCAGAACATTCCGAACGCCGCCCTCGATTTCCTTTACCACTCCCTCCTTCCTCCCTCTCCACCACCGCAACCACCAACCCCACAGCAACAGCATcaaccaccaccaccatcacCGCTGCCGACATCGAAAAAGTCCAAGTCCTAGGCCACGGCAACGGTGGCACCGTATACAAAGTTCGTCACAAACGCACATCAGCCACTTATGCTCTAAAAGTCGTCCATGGCGATAGCGACCCCATAAACCGTCGCCAAATCCTCAGTGAAATCTCAATTCTCCGCCGGACGGACTCTCCGTACGTGGTGAAATGTCATGGAGTCTTGGAAAAATGGGGTGGGGATATCGCGATTTTAATGGAGTTCATGGACAAAGGCACTCTAGAAAGCCTAGCAAAATCTGGAGACCTTTTTTCGGAACAAATGGTCGCTAAAATAGCATATCAGGTGGTGCAGGGGCTGGAACATTTGCATGCTCACAAAATCATTCACAGAGATTTGAAGCCATCAAACCTACTAGTCAACGAACAGATGCAAGTCAAAATCGCTGATTTTGGTGTCAGCAAAATTATGTGCAGAACTTTGGACCCCTGCAATTCCTATGTGGGCACTTGTGCTTACATGAGCCCGGAAAGATTTGATCCCGATACTTATGGAAACGGTGGGACTTACAATGGATATGCAGGTGATATATGGAGCTTAGGATTGACCCTGTTGGAGTTATATATGGGACATTTTCCATACTTGCCTGAAGGACAGAGGCCGGACTGGGCAACATTAATGTGTGCTATATGCTTTGGCGAGCCTCCGAGCTTGCCAGAATATGTCTCTAAAGAGTTCAGGAGCTTTATTGGGTGTTGTTTGCAGAAAGATTCAAGTAAAAGATGGACTGCCACTCAGCTTTTGTCCCACCCTTTTTTGCAAAACATAAAGGGTTGA